A single Macaca fascicularis isolate 582-1 chromosome 13, T2T-MFA8v1.1 DNA region contains:
- the RPL31 gene encoding large ribosomal subunit protein eL31 isoform X2, with the protein MAPAKKGGEKKKGRSAINEVVTREYTINIHKRIHGVNVPYRIRVRLSRKRNEDEDSPNKLYTLVTYVPVTTFKNLQTVNVDEN; encoded by the exons ATGGCTCCCGCAAAGAAGGGTGGCGAGAAGAAAAAGGGCCGTTCTGCCATCAACGAGGTGGTGACCCGAGAATACACCATCAACATTCACAAGCGCATCCATGGAGT GAATGTCCCATACCGAATCCGTGTGCGGCTGTCCAGAAAACGTAATGAGGATGAAGATTCACCAAATAAGCTCTATACTTTGGTTACCTATGTACCTGTTACCACTTTCAAAA ATCTACAGACAGTCAATGTGGATGAGAACTAA
- the RPL31 gene encoding large ribosomal subunit protein eL31 isoform X1 translates to MAPAKKGGEKKKGRSAINEVVTREYTINIHKRIHGVGFKKRAPRALKEIRKFAMKEMGTPDVRIDTRLNKAVWAKGIRNVPYRIRVRLSRKRNEDEDSPNKLYTLVTYVPVTTFKNLQTVNVDEN, encoded by the exons ATGGCTCCCGCAAAGAAGGGTGGCGAGAAGAAAAAGGGCCGTTCTGCCATCAACGAGGTGGTGACCCGAGAATACACCATCAACATTCACAAGCGCATCCATGGAGT GGGCTTCAAGAAGCGTGCCCCTCGGGCACTCAAAGAGATTCGGAAATTTGCCATGAAGGAGATGGGAACTCCAGATGTGCGCATTGATACCAGGCTCAACAAAGCTGTCTGGGCCAAAGGAATAAG GAATGTCCCATACCGAATCCGTGTGCGGCTGTCCAGAAAACGTAATGAGGATGAAGATTCACCAAATAAGCTCTATACTTTGGTTACCTATGTACCTGTTACCACTTTCAAAA ATCTACAGACAGTCAATGTGGATGAGAACTAA